One part of the Candidatus Cloacimonadota bacterium genome encodes these proteins:
- a CDS encoding helix-turn-helix domain-containing protein codes for MCESTVKGMLVSISQRLENIQIQMDEIKKQLECGQQEFVNMEAMAKIAGIPLSTAYQISCRNILPKFRMGKRVLFKRKDVLEMIEKTRVASTSEIQHQAINDVMMEDNHEK; via the coding sequence ATGTGTGAAAGCACAGTAAAAGGGATGCTTGTGAGTATCTCTCAACGGTTAGAAAACATCCAAATTCAGATGGACGAAATCAAGAAACAACTAGAATGTGGGCAGCAGGAATTCGTCAATATGGAAGCAATGGCTAAAATTGCTGGTATCCCTCTAAGTACCGCTTATCAAATCAGTTGCAGGAACATATTGCCCAAGTTTCGTATGGGTAAAAGGGTCCTTTTCAAACGAAAAGACGTATTAGAAATGATCGAGAAGACACGAGTAGCTTCCACGTCAGAAATTCAGCATCAAGCGATCAACGACGTTATGATGGAGGATAACCATGAAAAATAA
- a CDS encoding Mu transposase C-terminal domain-containing protein, producing the protein MKNNTSINRHQVCHELSGTRRINIHMNEEKMIWKSTKEAAEIRGISSRGIRKAAYDGRLQSKIFESPGGRKTMLVKIPESEIEKWKDKNSNREPEELSKISKSKQIKDFEKEIPDRYIRIGQQRAQLCNWILEKKKEGVLPIGEIFELAQQEYQLGEGFQELRQITEKKTISVRQLQRLVSKYEKSGNDFMALIPQYCSNSELKRKISANERCWLNKQLFGPNKIKIGSAIKYIKHLAREGKIESPSSESTLRRAACDFIQQYPNVYHLARYGEESLKNKRVKSILRDWDKLKVGDLLVADGHRLNFNITDPFTGKPKRMLLIVFEDMKSRYIVGASIAPNEDTANISSALRMAILNLGSAPKYIYLDNGKAFGAKYFKDKNLESELGGLYDRLGCKVIFAEPYNAKAKPVERFFRTFSDDFERRMDSFIGSSVQDKPVQYKRSEPWMRKHYGTDALTMEEAIQMMNNYFQKYYAKQPHQALAGKTPREIFISQKPNLTITKDELDYLMLSVANRVVGRQGIQFDKKLYWSKELVNHVGENVTIRYDFNDLSFAKVYLKNRYICNAKRREYQSPLMITEADREKLNSERYEITHIVEETKASTEIILDKAKDINDLPQITVQKSCLPIIENLNCKPPWEIQGISCKEKFLIFIDNFGQPFTLTEAAKILGIKYETLKKIAQPLYDKKIVKNGIRNGSALIERIDQPINAEKKDQTEIDFDILPLNTIAVNCHEECQSAGTDNNASTYWK; encoded by the coding sequence ATGAAAAATAATACCAGTATAAATCGTCACCAAGTTTGTCATGAACTTTCAGGAACTCGTCGAATAAATATCCACATGAATGAAGAAAAAATGATTTGGAAATCCACAAAAGAAGCAGCTGAAATCCGTGGAATTTCATCCAGAGGAATCCGAAAAGCCGCTTATGATGGGCGATTACAGTCTAAGATTTTCGAATCTCCTGGTGGCCGTAAGACGATGCTTGTAAAAATTCCTGAGTCTGAAATTGAGAAATGGAAAGACAAAAATTCAAACAGGGAACCAGAGGAACTTTCGAAGATTTCAAAATCAAAGCAAATTAAAGATTTTGAGAAAGAAATACCAGATCGATATATTCGGATTGGTCAACAACGAGCCCAATTGTGCAACTGGATTCTGGAAAAGAAGAAAGAAGGTGTTCTTCCTATAGGTGAAATATTCGAACTAGCTCAACAAGAATACCAATTGGGTGAAGGATTTCAAGAATTACGCCAAATAACAGAAAAAAAAACTATTTCAGTCAGGCAGTTACAGAGGTTAGTTTCAAAATATGAAAAATCTGGAAATGATTTTATGGCCCTTATTCCCCAATATTGTTCTAACAGTGAACTTAAGCGAAAGATATCAGCGAATGAACGATGTTGGCTCAATAAGCAGCTTTTTGGACCTAACAAAATTAAAATCGGTTCAGCGATAAAATACATCAAACATCTAGCGAGAGAAGGGAAAATAGAAAGTCCTTCCAGTGAGTCTACATTACGCAGAGCAGCGTGCGATTTTATTCAACAATATCCTAATGTATATCACCTGGCAAGATATGGTGAAGAATCACTCAAAAATAAGAGAGTGAAATCTATTCTTAGAGACTGGGATAAGCTTAAAGTCGGTGATTTGCTGGTTGCAGATGGCCATAGACTGAATTTTAATATTACCGATCCATTCACTGGTAAACCCAAAAGGATGCTTCTGATTGTTTTCGAGGATATGAAGAGCCGGTACATTGTTGGAGCATCCATTGCGCCTAATGAGGACACCGCCAATATATCTTCTGCTCTACGGATGGCAATCTTAAATCTTGGCAGCGCTCCTAAATATATTTATCTGGATAATGGTAAGGCATTTGGTGCTAAATACTTTAAAGACAAAAACCTTGAATCCGAACTTGGTGGTCTTTATGATCGCTTAGGCTGTAAAGTCATTTTTGCAGAACCATATAATGCCAAAGCGAAGCCGGTGGAAAGGTTCTTTAGAACTTTTAGTGATGATTTTGAAAGACGTATGGACAGTTTCATAGGGTCATCTGTCCAAGACAAACCCGTCCAGTATAAGCGGAGTGAACCATGGATGCGAAAGCATTATGGTACTGATGCTTTGACGATGGAAGAAGCAATTCAGATGATGAATAATTATTTCCAGAAATATTATGCCAAACAGCCGCATCAAGCTTTAGCTGGAAAAACTCCAAGAGAGATATTTATTAGCCAGAAGCCTAATCTCACTATTACAAAAGATGAGCTCGATTATCTAATGCTTTCGGTAGCAAATCGAGTTGTAGGTCGGCAAGGAATCCAGTTTGATAAGAAATTGTATTGGAGTAAAGAATTAGTGAATCATGTTGGAGAGAATGTAACAATTCGATATGATTTTAATGACCTTAGTTTTGCGAAAGTGTACTTAAAGAATAGATACATCTGCAACGCAAAACGACGGGAATATCAATCACCGTTAATGATAACTGAAGCTGATAGAGAAAAGTTGAATTCAGAACGATATGAGATAACTCATATCGTAGAAGAAACTAAGGCATCCACCGAGATCATTCTAGACAAAGCAAAAGATATAAACGATCTGCCCCAAATCACTGTTCAGAAGAGTTGCCTTCCAATAATTGAAAATCTAAATTGTAAGCCTCCGTGGGAAATTCAGGGTATTTCCTGCAAAGAGAAATTTCTCATTTTTATAGATAATTTCGGACAACCATTTACGCTTACTGAGGCAGCTAAGATACTCGGCATCAAATACGAAACGTTAAAGAAAATCGCTCAACCGCTTTATGATAAGAAAATTGTTAAGAATGGAATACGTAACGGATCAGCGTTAATTGAAAGAATTGATCAACCAATCAATGCAGAAAAAAAAGATCAAACGGAAATAGATTTTGATATT